In Fragaria vesca subsp. vesca linkage group LG5, FraVesHawaii_1.0, whole genome shotgun sequence, the genomic stretch TCAAAATCACAACATAACAGTAACAATACTTACTGAAGCTGAACAGTAGATATCATCACAGCCCGTCAATTCTCTAATCCCCTGGAATTACAAATCATGTAATAAGAAGTGTTAGAGAAAAATTCATTGGAACAATCGTCTTTTCTTCTTAAACGTGGATCACTATTACGCACCTTAACAGAACGAGTGAGCGATTTCAGCCGTTTACAGTACTGTTCCTGCATGTACACAACACCCAAATTAAGCGTCGCATTCCTCAAATGATTCTCCTCGCAATAAATGATATAAATTTTAATGAGTTTGATCAGTTTCCAGAAAAAGGTCTACATATATGTACTACACGCATGGAAGAAAATGTATACAAAGCCAACCTTCTTGATCCCATACATCGAGCAAAGCCCACCTTCTTGAAATCCTATCTCGATGAATTCATGCTGCTTGCCATTCAGTGCTAGATCTATTGCCTGAAAAACAAATGAACAAAAAGTAGACAAATAAGTATCTGTTGCACGGATGTAAGGTATCAAATAAAACAAACTGAAGAGCTTTTCATTATGAATCATGTCTATATATAGGGTCCGGATCAAGGGATACCATATTTTACATAAAATTTGACACATCTTATGAACCATTAGATTTTAAAATGTTCAATGACTCAGATTTATTATTTAAATGATGTCAACACAAGTCAAGTGATGTGGAAATTACATGGGATTACACAATTTCAATATAAGATTAAATTCTATTAGGATAAAAACACCACAAAATTAAAATTTGGAGAATCAAAATAAGAAAAAAAATATAAAATCGAAGAACAGTATAAGAACGACCACTATTCTTATCAATATTGTATCGTAAACGATCACAAGAGAAAAAAAAAATAGGTGATCCTTGTGGCATCAATAAGACAAGCATTGTACCAAAAAATGAGATATGTGGAATTAGCTTTGAAGGCTTGTAGAGACTCGTAGAAAAACTTTGATCAAATTTCCGTGTGTTTGGATAGACCCAAATACCGTGGAATTTAAAAGAAATTGGGTATTTCCCGATCATTTCCTCAAAATCTCCTGTTTGGATAACTCTTCCATGAAATATGCAATTCTTAAGGGAAAAAATCAGGGGAATTGGAGGTGGAGATTCCCGACTTCAATTCCATCAAAAATAGGCGTTTTTTCTCAATTCCTTGCAAGCGGGAGATCGGCTTTTCCATCGCGCCAAAACCCTCAAACATGGCGGTAAAATTTCATCCCATATCAGTATATACAGAGCTGCAACTACAAGCGAGCCTTCCAACGTTGAACCCTAAAAATTGCTCTCAGTGAATATCACTGGTAAGTCGAATGATTTGCTTGATTATCATTATTTTTTTGTCTCCCAAAGTATTTTGCCACGTTTTAAGATCTGCCATTGTTTCTTACAGGGTAGTTCCTTGACGGTTAGTTGTCTACTCAGAGAAGCTCGGTTCTGCAGTTTTCATTAAGGTTAGATTTCAACAGTTGTTTTTTTTTTGGATACAAGATTTCAACAGCATGTAGCTGCATTTATAATATTGGTAATTCAATCTGGTACCTTAAATAAAAGGGTGATAGTGATTGTGTGGTAATACAGCAAGTTACAGTTTATCTGCAAATTATTTGATGACATACTAATACAGCAAGCTGAAGAAGAAAGATTATAGAATATATAATGATATAAGAGCTTCATTGATTAATTTGACAACTGGGTTTGCTTTACATCTCTGATATTGTATTAATTCAAGATTAGTATCCTCAGTAATACTAATTATGCTGCTAGTGGGAGATCAAATATCATTTCAGAAAGAGAGAGGATCATATATAGGACAGAGCTTACATTCCATTGAGTAAGCAAGACGTGGTCATATGCCCAATTTTATTTGAATAGCCCAACCTTGTGGATTTCACAAGCATAAAGTTTCTAATGTTTATAAAGTTTCTGATGTTCATATATAAGTTTCTAATGTTTCATATATATGTGGCTGTGAGCTATAAAGTTTTTTATGTTTTTATATAAGTTTATGATGTTATTAGTATATCGATCATCTTCTGATGTTTATACATCTCTTTCCTATTTTCTGCTGCCAAGAGCTTAATGCTCTTGCTGCTTGAATGCAATATATACATGTATATACCTACATTCTGCCTATTCATCTTTCTTTTCTACTGTGTAAATTTTACTCATGTTTAAACAGATATGACAATTATGGGTGTTGATGACATGTTGATAAGATTGAAACGAAAGCGTTTGATAGAAGAAGAGGAATGTCAAAAAAGAATGAAACTTGTTATTGGTGCCACAATATCTGTCATTGCTTTAACAATAGAGTGGTATCATATGACTTTTTTTTGTTAAAGAGCCTTCACGTGATTGGGATCAAAAAAGACGATCTTACTTGAACCGTTTGTATGATGGAAGAGAGGTAGATTGCATTGAGCAACTACGGGTCAGCAAGAGCACATTTAGAAGGTTATGTGAGATTCTACAAGGAAATGGTGGGTTAATACGTACAAGAAATGTATTTATTGAAGAAATCAGTAGCTATATTTCTGGATATACTTGCTAATAATGTGAAGTACAGAAAAATTGGTTTTCTGTATTATCGTTCTAAGGAAACTGTTAGTCGGCAATTCCATAACGTTTTGTATGCGATGATGAGAATAAGTAAGGAATAATTCAAGTTGCACTCATCTGACATCGGCAGTTCAGAAAAAGAGAAGTGGAAATGGTTTGAGGTAATTCTTTGACTTTTGAAAGTATGTCATTTCATATTTTGATTTTGCTCTTACTTGTTTTTCATTTTTTTATTCTTTTATCTTGTATATAGAATTGTATGGAAGCACTTGATGGAACTCACATTCCAGTGACTGTGTCAGCTGAAGAAAGACTGAGATACCGCAATAGAAAGGGTGATATTTCTACTAACGTCTTGGGAGTTTGTGTCCCTGATTTAAAATTTATATATGTATTGCCTGGATGGGAATGTTCTGCTTCTGATGCTCGTGTTTTACGAGATGCTCTACGTAGAAATAATCGGCTTCATGCTCCAAGAGGTAATTTGCTACACCAAGTTTAATTCAAATAAAAATCCAAGTTTAGTGAGCTTCTAATATCTTACATTTCTTAGTGTAGATAAATACTTTTTGGTGGATGTGGGATATACTAATGGACCTGGTTTTTTAGCTCCATATCGAGGAACTAGATATCATCATTTAAACGAATGGACAGAGAATAGACCTCGAAATGCCAAAGAGTTGTATAATCTTCGCTATTCAGTTGCAAGGAATGTAATTGAACGGTCATTTGGGTTGTTAAAAAAGCGTTGGAGTATAATGCGTACTCCATCCTTTTTCGACATCAAAACACAAGTTAGGATTATTAATGCTTGTTGTGTTTTGCATAATTATATCCAAATTGAGCAAGCTAGTGATCCTGTTCTTGAAGATCAAGATTCAAGGTTTTTAGCAGATGTTGATC encodes the following:
- the LOC101292023 gene encoding putative nuclease HARBI1-like; protein product: MEALDGTHIPVTVSAEERLRYRNRKGDISTNVLGVCVPDLKFIYVLPGWECSASDARVLRDALRRNNRLHAPRDKYFLVDVGYTNGPGFLAPYRGTRYHHLNEWTENRPRNAKELYNLRYSVARNVIERSFGLLKKRWSIMRTPSFFDIKTQVRIINACCVLHNYIQIEQASDPVLEDQDSRFLADVDQEILNRATSKGPSNDRITCVQPTEQWTNFRDAFALKMFQDY
- the LOC101297158 gene encoding uncharacterized protein LOC101297158, producing the protein MNRQNAIDLALNGKQHEFIEIGFQEGGLCSMYGIKKENHLRNATLNLGVVYMQEQYCKRLKSLTRSVKGIRELTGCDDIYCSASEISAVPTGIACRPVFHRTISLLPHPPPPHPPC